The following are from one region of the Stanieria sp. NIES-3757 genome:
- a CDS encoding CAB/ELIP/HLIP-related protein, with protein MSESQPTTTPKLEDPKFGFNDYAERLNGRAAMIGFVLTLVIEYLTGQGLLSWLGLQ; from the coding sequence ATGAGCGAATCTCAACCTACTACTACTCCTAAATTAGAAGATCCCAAATTTGGCTTCAACGACTACGCTGAAAGATTAAACGGTCGAGCAGCAATGATTGGTTTTGTTTTGACTTTAGTAATTGAGTATTTGACAGGACAAGGTTTACTATCTTGGTTAGGTTTACAGTAA